The following coding sequences are from one Diabrotica virgifera virgifera chromosome 2, PGI_DIABVI_V3a window:
- the LOC114327961 gene encoding uncharacterized protein LOC114327961, producing MVSQAKIKSWVIQFLRDQKYGDYQIEFNGKPGKDAGYMRDINFLTVKCAHSNEEKILHIILKHDYFQQRETIKNAFIIETLMYHTVLPTFRSFELRKNVDDVFDSAPKYFYSLQDQNTQVILIENVTNKGYKMHDRRRALDMDHCKLILREYGKLHALSLAFRDQHPEEFRDLCRRFPNIHAIFAAQKDMQEYVESRIEEMVNVLKTNGDVELSVRLQAELEDGFKIEDDEIRAVDEQYVICHGDNWNNNYMFKYSVSIPWVSHELHFSSIMDVFI from the coding sequence ATGGTTTCTCAAGCAAAAATTAAATCGTGGGTGATCCAATTTCTACGAGATCAAAAATACGGAGACTACCAAATCGAGTTCAATGGAAAACCTGGTAAAGACGCTGGTTATATGAGGGATATTAACTTTTTAACTGTGAAGTGTGCGCATTCAAATGAAGAAAAAATCCTGCACATCATTCTAAAACACGACTACTTTCAACAGCGTGAAACAATCAAAAACGCGTTTATTATAGAGACATTAATGTACCATACAGTATTGCCAACATTTAGGAGCTTTGAATTAAGGAAAAATGTAGACGACGTTTTTGATAGTGCACCAAAATACTTTTATAGTCTCCAGGATCAAAATACACAAGTTATTCTTATTGAAAACGTAACGAACAAAGGATACAAAATGCATGACAGAAGAAGAGCTTTGGATATGGATCACTGCAAACTGATCCTTCGGGAATATGGAAAACTCCATGCTCTTTCATTGGCATTTAGAGATCAACACCCTGAAGAGTTTAGAGACTTATGTAGACGTTTTCCAAATATCCACGCTATATTTGCCGCCCAGAAAGATATGCAGGAATACGTGGAAAGTAGAATAGAAGAGATGGTGAATGTCCTCAAAACCAATGGAGATGTAGAACTCAGTGTACGGCTGCAAGCTGAATTAGAAGATGGATTTAAAATTGAAGATGACGAGATTCGTGCAGTAGATGAGCAGTATGTTATATGTCATGGAGACAATTGGAACAATAATTACATGTTTAAGTATTCAGTAAGTATACCTTGGGTTTCACATGAACTTCACTTCTCCTCAATCATGGACGTCTTTATTTGA